Proteins encoded together in one Psychrobacter sp. 28M-43 window:
- the oppB gene encoding oligopeptide ABC transporter permease OppB translates to MLKLIFRRILEAIPTMFVLITVSFFMMRLAPGSPFTSERSLSPAVLANIEAKYNLNDPMWLQYVNYLKQLALGDFGPSFKYKDYTVNELLSQSFPVSMELGLYAFILALVLGLILGVIAALKQNSWMDYILMAFAMTGVVIPSFVKAPLLVLVFAILLQWLPAGGWNDGAVRNLILPVTALALAYVASIARIMRGSMIEVMNSQYIRTAKSKGLPMRRIVMKHALRPALLPVISYLGPAFVGIITGSIVIETIFGLPGIGQLFVNGALNRDYGVVLSLTILVGVLTIAFNAIVDILYAIIDPKIQY, encoded by the coding sequence ATGCTAAAGCTTATTTTTCGGCGGATTTTAGAAGCCATTCCGACCATGTTTGTTTTGATAACCGTGTCTTTTTTTATGATGCGTTTGGCACCGGGCAGTCCTTTTACTAGTGAGCGTAGTTTGTCGCCAGCAGTATTGGCCAATATCGAAGCCAAATACAATCTCAATGATCCTATGTGGCTGCAATATGTTAATTATCTAAAGCAGCTGGCTCTAGGCGATTTCGGACCATCCTTTAAGTATAAAGACTATACAGTCAATGAATTGTTATCGCAGTCGTTTCCGGTATCAATGGAACTTGGCTTGTATGCTTTTATATTAGCACTGGTGTTGGGGCTTATTCTTGGGGTGATAGCTGCGCTCAAGCAAAACTCTTGGATGGATTATATTCTGATGGCGTTTGCCATGACGGGTGTCGTGATTCCAAGCTTTGTAAAAGCCCCCTTATTGGTATTGGTGTTTGCGATTCTTTTACAGTGGCTGCCAGCTGGTGGCTGGAATGATGGAGCAGTGCGAAACCTGATACTGCCCGTTACAGCTTTAGCATTGGCTTACGTCGCTAGTATTGCACGTATCATGCGTGGCTCGATGATTGAGGTGATGAATAGTCAGTATATCCGTACGGCAAAGTCTAAAGGGTTGCCAATGCGTCGAATCGTGATGAAACATGCGCTCAGACCAGCATTACTACCTGTGATTTCTTATCTTGGTCCTGCATTCGTCGGCATTATCACTGGCTCTATCGTGATCGAGACTATTTTTGGTTTACCAGGTATCGGGCAGTTATTTGTGAATGGTGCGCTGAATCGCGATTATGGTGTTGTGCTTAGTTTGACCATTTTGGTTGGTGTATTGACGATTGCCTTTAACGCCATCGTCGATATTTTATACGCCATTATTGATCCAAAAATCCAGTATTGA
- the oppC gene encoding oligopeptide ABC transporter permease OppC yields the protein MSLTVDQPTELMELPIKVIKGRSLWQDAWRRFYQNKAAVTSFFILLLVGMFVIFVPMLAPFGYAETDWNFMQSAPSIENKHYFGTDSLGRDLLVRTAVGGRISLLVGIAGATVAVLVGTVYGATSGYLGGKVDMIMMRFLEILSAFPFMFFVILLVTIFGRNLILIFVAIGLVSWLDVARIVRGQTLSLKSKEFIEAAHVGGVSGFNIILRHIVPNVLGVVVVYASLLVPTMILFESFLSFLGLGVQEPMTSWGALLQEGSQTMQVAPWQILIPSAFLVITLFCFNFIGDGLRDAFDPKDR from the coding sequence ATGAGCCTGACCGTAGACCAGCCAACCGAGCTTATGGAACTGCCTATTAAAGTGATAAAAGGCCGTAGCCTTTGGCAAGATGCATGGCGCCGCTTTTATCAAAACAAAGCGGCAGTGACGAGCTTTTTTATCCTATTACTCGTCGGTATGTTTGTCATCTTTGTGCCCATGCTAGCACCTTTTGGTTATGCAGAGACTGATTGGAACTTTATGCAATCTGCACCGTCGATTGAAAACAAGCACTATTTCGGTACGGACTCACTCGGTCGTGATTTACTCGTGCGTACAGCAGTCGGCGGGCGAATATCACTATTGGTAGGTATCGCTGGTGCAACGGTGGCGGTATTGGTTGGTACGGTGTATGGCGCAACGTCAGGCTATCTAGGCGGCAAAGTAGATATGATTATGATGCGCTTTTTGGAGATTCTAAGCGCCTTTCCATTTATGTTCTTTGTGATTTTGCTAGTGACGATATTTGGTCGTAACCTTATTTTAATTTTCGTCGCTATCGGCTTAGTCTCTTGGCTGGATGTCGCTCGTATCGTCCGTGGTCAGACGCTGAGCCTGAAGAGTAAAGAGTTTATAGAAGCGGCGCACGTTGGTGGGGTGTCAGGGTTTAACATTATCCTGCGTCATATCGTGCCCAACGTGCTTGGCGTGGTGGTGGTTTATGCCTCATTACTAGTACCGACGATGATTTTATTTGAGTCATTTTTGAGCTTTTTAGGGCTTGGTGTACAAGAGCCAATGACCAGCTGGGGTGCGCTACTACAGGAAGGCTCGCAAACGATGCAAGTCGCTCCTTGGCAGATTTTGATTCCCTCGGCTTTCTTAGTCATTACTTTATTTTGCTTTAACTTTATTGGCGATGGTCTGCGTGATGCGTTTGACCCCAAAGACCGCTAG
- the oppD gene encoding oligopeptide ABC transporter ATP-binding protein OppD, with protein MSMQDSNSAPEKIDSTVRKVGADSVLNTQAHQAKQVSQESSLLAVKDLSVQFKTEDGLVTAVNGLNFNLHDGETLGIVGESGSGKSQTAFAIMGLLAKNGRTKGSVKFEGNELLGLSQKALNKIRAEQIAMIFQDPMTSLNPYMKIGDQLAEVLILHKGMSKKDAWAESICMLDAVKIPEAKKRIGMYPHEFSGGMRQRVMIAMALLCRPKLLIADEPTTALDVTVQAQIMVLLNELKRDFGTTIIMITHDLGVVAGICDRVLVMYAGRTMAYGETEEIFYTPTHPYTIGLLKAIPRLDDDKGKLETIPGSPPNLLNLPTGCPFHERCTHAMDICRDVPPPLEFLPNERQRACYWHPEMQIDDAGDVTKGMATDTDPKTNINNLSTLEG; from the coding sequence ATGTCAATGCAAGATAGCAATAGCGCACCTGAGAAAATAGACTCTACTGTTCGTAAAGTGGGCGCTGACTCAGTGCTCAATACCCAAGCCCATCAGGCTAAACAAGTCAGTCAAGAAAGCAGCTTATTAGCGGTTAAAGATTTATCTGTGCAATTTAAAACCGAAGATGGACTTGTAACCGCAGTGAATGGTTTGAACTTTAATCTGCATGATGGTGAGACGTTGGGTATCGTTGGTGAGTCAGGCTCTGGCAAGTCACAGACGGCGTTCGCTATCATGGGTTTGCTGGCAAAGAACGGCCGAACCAAAGGCTCAGTAAAATTTGAAGGCAATGAGCTATTAGGTTTATCGCAAAAAGCATTGAATAAGATTCGTGCTGAGCAAATCGCTATGATCTTTCAAGATCCGATGACCTCACTCAATCCTTATATGAAAATAGGCGATCAGCTTGCTGAGGTGTTGATTCTGCATAAGGGTATGAGCAAAAAAGATGCGTGGGCGGAGTCGATATGTATGTTAGATGCGGTCAAAATTCCTGAGGCAAAAAAACGGATTGGTATGTATCCGCATGAGTTTTCAGGAGGTATGCGCCAACGGGTAATGATTGCGATGGCGCTGCTCTGTCGCCCTAAATTACTGATTGCCGATGAGCCAACGACAGCACTTGATGTGACCGTCCAAGCACAGATTATGGTGCTGTTAAATGAGCTAAAGCGTGACTTTGGTACCACTATTATTATGATTACTCACGACTTGGGTGTGGTGGCTGGTATCTGTGATCGAGTACTTGTGATGTACGCTGGTCGCACCATGGCATATGGCGAGACGGAAGAGATTTTTTATACACCGACGCATCCTTATACTATCGGGCTATTAAAAGCTATTCCGCGTCTTGATGATGATAAAGGTAAGCTTGAAACCATTCCTGGCAGTCCGCCCAATCTACTGAATCTACCGACTGGCTGTCCTTTTCATGAACGTTGTACGCATGCCATGGATATCTGCCGTGATGTACCACCGCCGCTTGAGTTTTTACCAAATGAGCGTCAACGTGCTTGCTATTGGCATCCTGAGATGCAGATTGATGATGCAGGAGACGTTACCAAGGGTATGGCAACAGATACTGACCCTAAGACTAATATCAATAACCTATCGACATTGGAGGGCTAG
- the oppF gene encoding murein tripeptide/oligopeptide ABC transporter ATP binding protein OppF codes for MTLSNIGIVKESQAPLLQVQDVHTTFNIKQKGTYFWHKPDTLKAVNGVSFELFAGETLGVVGESGCGKSTLARTIIGLVRANAGSIKFGDEEIVGASKKTMRIKRKDIQMIFQDPLASLNPRMTVGDIIAEPLRTYYPEMKKSDVQDEVRTMMKKVGLLSNQINRYPHEFSGGQCQRIGIARALILKPKIIICDEPVSALDVSIQAQVINLLQDIQQEMGLALIFIAHDLSVIKHIADRVLVMYLGHAVELGINEAVYGNPTHPYTQALMSAVPLPDPIAERNKVIQLLEGDLPSPINPPSGCVFRTRCPIADSECAQIKPVLEGTLDHRVACLKNKVEL; via the coding sequence ATGACATTATCTAATATAGGCATAGTCAAAGAAAGCCAAGCTCCACTACTACAAGTGCAGGATGTGCATACGACGTTTAATATCAAACAAAAAGGGACGTACTTTTGGCACAAGCCTGACACCTTAAAGGCTGTCAATGGTGTCTCGTTTGAGCTATTCGCTGGCGAGACTTTGGGTGTGGTAGGTGAGTCGGGCTGCGGTAAATCGACGCTGGCAAGAACGATTATCGGCTTAGTGAGAGCCAATGCTGGCAGCATAAAGTTTGGTGATGAAGAGATAGTAGGCGCCTCTAAGAAAACCATGAGAATAAAGCGCAAAGATATTCAAATGATATTCCAAGATCCGCTAGCGTCGCTTAACCCACGCATGACGGTAGGCGATATCATCGCAGAACCACTGCGTACCTACTATCCAGAAATGAAAAAATCTGACGTACAAGATGAAGTACGTACAATGATGAAAAAGGTTGGGCTACTATCTAATCAGATTAACCGCTATCCGCATGAGTTTTCTGGTGGTCAGTGTCAGCGTATTGGAATTGCTCGCGCTCTAATACTAAAGCCTAAAATCATCATCTGTGATGAGCCGGTATCGGCTCTTGATGTCTCGATTCAAGCGCAAGTCATTAACTTGTTGCAAGACATACAGCAAGAGATGGGGTTGGCGCTTATCTTTATCGCCCATGATCTATCAGTGATTAAACATATCGCGGATAGAGTGCTTGTTATGTATTTAGGACATGCCGTCGAGCTAGGTATAAACGAAGCTGTATATGGAAATCCGACGCATCCCTATACACAAGCACTGATGTCAGCGGTGCCATTACCTGATCCTATTGCCGAACGTAATAAGGTCATTCAGTTATTAGAAGGCGACTTACCAAGTCCAATCAATCCACCGTCAGGCTGCGTATTCCGTACTCGCTGTCCAATAGCGGATAGCGAGTGTGCCCAAATCAAACCTGTGTTAGAAGGTACTTTGGACCATAGAGTGGCTTGTTTAAAGAATAAGGTTGAGCTTTAA
- a CDS encoding DUF2798 domain-containing protein produces the protein MANFPTIRIRTRRKYYRLIFTGLMAMMMSLIISTALLVVKQGFIDGFFMELMHSWGLAFMFAWPSAYICAYLVQEHVLSRIEFY, from the coding sequence ATGGCCAACTTCCCCACTATCAGAATACGTACGCGCCGCAAATATTACCGCCTTATCTTTACAGGTCTGATGGCGATGATGATGTCACTGATTATCTCAACAGCCCTGTTGGTAGTCAAACAAGGCTTTATCGACGGATTTTTTATGGAGTTGATGCATTCGTGGGGACTGGCCTTTATGTTTGCGTGGCCAAGTGCGTACATCTGCGCCTATCTAGTACAAGAGCACGTACTGAGTAGAATAGAGTTTTATTGA
- a CDS encoding DsrE family protein has product MANTTDYVGTLFDNSESNPSKITLAFTMAGVALKKGHSATVILMVDAVHLAKPNALDNVDIGDPFEPAGELLEAFIEKGGQVLVCGACMKHNGVEESDIDKRFEVISGDDVVELLMNAKGSLQLN; this is encoded by the coding sequence ATGGCTAATACAACAGATTATGTCGGCACGTTATTTGATAATAGTGAATCAAACCCAAGCAAAATTACTTTAGCGTTTACCATGGCAGGCGTGGCACTGAAAAAAGGCCATTCTGCTACTGTGATATTAATGGTGGATGCGGTGCATCTGGCAAAACCAAACGCGCTAGACAATGTAGATATCGGCGATCCGTTTGAGCCAGCTGGTGAGTTACTAGAAGCCTTTATCGAAAAAGGTGGCCAAGTATTGGTCTGCGGCGCTTGTATGAAACACAACGGTGTAGAAGAGTCAGATATCGACAAGCGCTTTGAAGTAATTAGTGGTGATGATGTGGTTGAGCTATTGATGAATGCAAAGGGATCTTTGCAGTTGAATTAA
- a CDS encoding acyl-CoA thioesterase, with translation MYPFIRYASTIAHAALKAKKGDTLTFKDTSEIQFRCRLSDIDNFLEMNNGRVFTLYDLGRMDFAVRTGLGKQLLKKRWGLVIAGSTIQYRKRIRAFQKVTLKTKIVGIDARWLYIEQSMWVKGQPCSSGLLRTGVTKGGRVIYTAQVLAALGQSDWDLPPTGYVAEWIKSDADRPWPPIDTAD, from the coding sequence ATGTACCCATTTATCCGTTATGCTAGTACCATCGCTCATGCTGCTCTAAAAGCAAAAAAGGGCGACACACTGACGTTTAAGGACACCAGTGAGATTCAGTTTCGCTGCCGCTTATCCGATATAGATAATTTTTTGGAGATGAATAACGGCCGCGTATTTACGCTTTATGATTTGGGTCGTATGGACTTTGCGGTACGGACTGGGCTTGGCAAGCAGTTGTTAAAAAAACGCTGGGGCTTGGTCATCGCTGGCAGCACTATTCAATACCGTAAGCGTATTCGTGCCTTTCAAAAAGTCACGCTCAAAACCAAAATCGTCGGTATCGACGCGCGCTGGCTGTATATTGAGCAATCTATGTGGGTCAAAGGACAGCCCTGCTCATCTGGTCTACTGCGTACCGGTGTTACCAAGGGTGGTAGAGTGATCTACACGGCACAAGTACTAGCTGCACTTGGCCAATCTGACTGGGATCTACCGCCAACGGGTTATGTGGCTGAATGGATCAAAAGTGATGCTGATCGTCCGTGGCCGCCTATCGATACAGCTGACTAA
- a CDS encoding YheT family hydrolase — MSTSTKPFSPAPFKPPFWLTNPHLQSILPKFFAPKAPTYRRVVEKDSLDESDIAYDFYDAHPIEASKDGELEQTPLIVLFHGMEGSSDSHYARALAYQMHAQGWHFVVAHFRSCGGIPASGTVFYNAGDTDEVHHALQNLREQYANIYAVGVSLGGNALAKYMGEYEDKVLCKGAVVISAPVDMSSAAITMHSFLSHRIYTPYLLNPIIKKALANDLTQDEINSIKAANRISDFDDIFTAPRHGYRSKNDYYHTASAMPYLRNVTHPLLLISAKDDPFIGFTATPNDVSESVTILDTDHGGHIGYLRYRSDNGQAKNKSSVTDDKKSKTSKFDINWIPETVSAYFNWIGVASTSEPSQDVVSDNK, encoded by the coding sequence ATGTCAACTTCAACCAAACCTTTTTCTCCAGCCCCTTTTAAGCCGCCCTTTTGGCTAACCAATCCACACTTGCAAAGCATCTTGCCTAAGTTTTTTGCGCCAAAGGCACCCACCTACCGCCGCGTGGTCGAAAAAGACTCATTGGACGAGAGTGATATTGCCTATGACTTTTATGATGCGCACCCTATAGAAGCATCAAAAGATGGCGAGCTTGAGCAAACCCCATTGATTGTGCTATTCCACGGCATGGAAGGCAGTAGTGACAGTCATTATGCGCGCGCACTAGCGTACCAAATGCACGCGCAAGGCTGGCACTTTGTGGTGGCACATTTCCGTAGTTGCGGTGGTATTCCTGCTAGTGGCACAGTTTTTTATAATGCCGGCGATACGGACGAGGTACATCATGCGCTACAAAACTTGCGTGAGCAGTATGCCAATATCTATGCGGTTGGTGTCTCATTAGGTGGCAATGCACTGGCCAAATACATGGGCGAATATGAGGACAAAGTCCTATGTAAAGGTGCTGTTGTCATCTCCGCGCCAGTCGATATGTCTTCAGCTGCCATTACTATGCACAGCTTCTTGAGTCATCGTATCTATACGCCTTATCTGCTTAACCCAATTATCAAAAAAGCATTGGCAAACGATCTCACGCAGGATGAAATCAACTCTATCAAAGCTGCCAATCGTATCAGTGATTTCGATGATATCTTTACTGCGCCGCGTCACGGATATCGCTCCAAAAACGACTATTACCATACTGCATCCGCCATGCCGTATTTGCGCAATGTCACTCATCCCCTGCTATTAATCAGTGCAAAAGATGATCCTTTCATCGGCTTCACGGCTACGCCAAATGATGTCTCTGAGAGTGTCACTATCTTAGATACTGACCACGGCGGACATATTGGCTATCTGCGTTATCGCTCAGACAATGGTCAGGCCAAAAACAAATCGTCTGTCACCGATGATAAAAAGTCCAAGACTTCAAAATTCGATATCAACTGGATACCTGAAACTGTCAGCGCTTATTTTAATTGGATTGGTGTGGCTTCTACTAGCGAACCTTCTCAAGATGTGGTCTCTGACAATAAATAA
- a CDS encoding YigZ family protein, whose protein sequence is MSYQTLKRAVTTRLEIKKSEFIAYAYPVTSREQAMFHVEQLREQYADARHFCWAYIIGDPDNTTSAGFDDDGEPSGTAGRPILNVLQHKSIGNVIVIVVRYFGGIKLGAGGLTRAYAGSAQAAVDEMILNPYVPMTQIQILAEFATEAQCRYMLESLGGHIDDVAYSKQVTLTATLAEADVENLKARLAMDGRVLDKPE, encoded by the coding sequence ATGAGCTATCAAACGTTAAAACGTGCCGTTACCACGCGACTCGAAATTAAAAAATCTGAGTTTATCGCTTACGCCTATCCGGTGACCTCTCGCGAGCAAGCAATGTTTCACGTGGAACAACTGCGCGAGCAATATGCCGATGCACGGCATTTCTGTTGGGCATACATTATCGGTGATCCAGATAATACCACTAGCGCTGGTTTCGATGATGATGGCGAGCCCAGCGGTACGGCAGGAAGGCCGATATTAAATGTGCTGCAGCATAAGTCGATCGGCAACGTAATTGTCATCGTGGTGCGTTATTTCGGTGGTATCAAATTGGGTGCTGGCGGTCTGACCCGTGCTTATGCAGGCTCTGCCCAAGCGGCCGTCGATGAAATGATACTAAACCCTTATGTACCGATGACCCAGATTCAAATACTGGCAGAGTTTGCGACTGAAGCGCAATGCCGCTATATGTTAGAGAGCCTTGGCGGTCATATCGACGATGTCGCCTATAGCAAGCAAGTAACCTTAACCGCCACACTTGCTGAAGCAGATGTCGAAAATTTAAAAGCGCGACTTGCGATGGATGGTCGAGTATTGGATAAGCCAGAATAA
- a CDS encoding pseudouridine synthase gives MRLDKFISKATELSRKESKKIMHAGEITVNDQVVKDPGLHVDVVNDDVMWAGEPLSVAAGNRYILLYKPEGFECTLKVKEYPIVTELIAVPELGSLRIAGRLDVDTTGALLMSDDGGWLHRVTSPKHEHAKVYELTLADAMDSDAQEKAVKKVAEGILLEGDYEPTKPAILEFIDEKHARLTLEQGKYHQVKRMMGYFGNRVTELHRASIGHINLEGLEKGDSRFLTPEEVAKF, from the coding sequence ATGCGTTTAGATAAATTCATTAGTAAAGCCACCGAGCTGTCGCGCAAAGAGTCAAAAAAAATCATGCACGCCGGCGAAATCACCGTAAACGATCAAGTGGTTAAAGATCCTGGCCTACATGTCGATGTCGTCAATGATGATGTGATGTGGGCAGGCGAGCCGTTGTCGGTTGCTGCGGGCAATCGCTATATCTTGTTGTACAAGCCTGAAGGTTTTGAGTGCACGCTAAAAGTTAAAGAGTATCCAATTGTCACCGAACTGATTGCTGTACCAGAATTGGGTAGCCTGCGTATCGCTGGACGTCTCGATGTCGATACCACTGGCGCATTGCTCATGAGTGATGATGGCGGCTGGCTACATCGTGTCACCAGTCCTAAGCACGAGCATGCAAAGGTGTACGAGCTGACATTGGCAGATGCAATGGATAGTGATGCACAAGAGAAAGCCGTGAAGAAAGTGGCTGAAGGCATCTTGCTTGAAGGTGACTATGAGCCAACCAAGCCTGCTATTCTTGAGTTCATTGATGAAAAACATGCGCGTCTGACATTAGAGCAGGGCAAATACCATCAGGTCAAACGTATGATGGGCTACTTCGGTAATCGAGTCACGGAGCTGCACCGCGCCAGTATCGGTCACATCAATCTAGAAGGCCTAGAAAAAGGCGATAGCCGTTTCTTAACGCCAGAAGAAGTTGCCAAGTTTTAA
- a CDS encoding disulfide isomerase DsbC N-terminal domain-containing protein codes for MTLPVLKSASLISVILLATTACAQPSSADANSNNVTQNTQNSQADQAVSATVDKRLRQVLTQAGIKTQITSIVPSKLPNMYQVNLAGQLPLHITEDGRYVIQGELQKNPSKQVVTKTPLRSTSAQVGEPVNASVKSDMLANMAALKNMSAKTPFFYTAVPGVIWGATLEGVPFLLSDDAQYITDGEISVIENGQFIGLDENFEKRKNQSVFASLDKNQLITYPATTTERAVIYVADDVNCPYCRRLHQQVPSLNAKGVTVNVIGYPIYEASPKQMRGIWCQANEDSRRQAFDKAMLTGEMTPASASCTVDHVTPNREKAAGLAVMATPAIYREDGVLYQASFESPEFLEFLGVE; via the coding sequence GTGACATTACCTGTGTTAAAGTCCGCTAGCCTAATCAGCGTCATACTATTAGCAACAACTGCGTGCGCTCAGCCAAGTTCAGCGGATGCTAATAGCAATAACGTAACGCAAAACACTCAAAATTCGCAAGCAGATCAAGCAGTGAGTGCGACTGTCGATAAACGATTGCGCCAAGTACTGACCCAAGCAGGTATCAAAACACAGATTACTTCTATTGTGCCGTCCAAACTGCCCAATATGTATCAAGTGAATCTGGCTGGGCAGTTGCCTTTGCATATCACTGAAGATGGTAGATATGTCATACAGGGTGAGCTACAGAAAAATCCAAGTAAGCAAGTTGTCACTAAAACACCATTACGTAGCACGAGTGCGCAGGTAGGCGAACCTGTCAATGCGAGTGTCAAGTCTGACATGCTAGCAAATATGGCTGCGCTTAAGAACATGAGCGCTAAAACGCCATTCTTTTATACCGCAGTACCGGGTGTTATCTGGGGAGCAACGCTAGAAGGCGTGCCGTTTTTACTATCAGATGATGCGCAGTACATTACCGATGGTGAAATATCAGTCATCGAAAATGGTCAATTTATCGGCCTCGATGAGAACTTTGAAAAACGTAAAAACCAGTCGGTGTTTGCGTCATTGGATAAAAACCAGCTGATTACTTATCCAGCAACCACTACTGAGAGAGCCGTTATCTATGTGGCGGATGATGTGAATTGCCCTTACTGCCGCCGACTGCATCAGCAAGTGCCCTCGCTTAATGCAAAAGGCGTGACGGTTAATGTCATCGGCTATCCGATATATGAGGCGTCACCGAAGCAGATGCGTGGTATCTGGTGCCAAGCGAATGAAGACAGTCGTCGTCAGGCATTTGACAAGGCAATGCTGACAGGTGAAATGACACCTGCATCAGCAAGTTGTACGGTTGACCATGTGACACCCAATCGTGAAAAAGCAGCTGGACTTGCGGTAATGGCGACGCCTGCCATCTATCGTGAAGATGGCGTGCTATATCAGGCGAGTTTTGAGAGTCCAGAATTTCTAGAATTCTTGGGTGTTGAATAA
- a CDS encoding DUF2939 domain-containing protein, producing MKKLVILLIIIAVAVYAGSPYYSAYQLKNAYDDKDGATIAAAIDYEQVRPSVQNQLTSQFATTMTKYPLISELGGEPLTQAANGFIAQAVEGAITPQNIEKVINTQGQANTATKELAAAWAIASNQVDLKNLIQSLIIQRGDVDAVVKSQMQQVMKKQAAELEQQVAQGNDSEKPTLSYCGINCFSISGQVKGYPLTIEMQREGLINWKIVDIVLP from the coding sequence ATGAAAAAGCTGGTTATTCTATTAATCATCATTGCGGTAGCAGTGTATGCAGGCTCGCCTTATTACAGTGCTTATCAGCTCAAAAACGCTTATGACGATAAAGATGGTGCCACTATCGCAGCGGCTATTGATTATGAGCAAGTGCGACCAAGCGTCCAAAACCAGCTAACCAGCCAATTTGCGACGACAATGACTAAGTATCCATTAATTTCTGAATTGGGTGGTGAGCCGTTGACCCAAGCCGCGAATGGTTTTATCGCGCAGGCAGTTGAAGGGGCCATCACCCCGCAGAATATCGAAAAAGTGATTAATACCCAAGGTCAAGCCAATACAGCAACCAAAGAGCTAGCCGCAGCATGGGCCATCGCTAGCAATCAAGTTGACTTGAAAAACCTAATTCAGAGCTTAATTATTCAGCGCGGTGATGTCGATGCCGTGGTCAAAAGCCAAATGCAGCAAGTCATGAAAAAACAAGCTGCCGAACTTGAGCAGCAAGTCGCCCAAGGCAATGACAGCGAGAAGCCAACGCTGAGCTACTGCGGTATTAACTGCTTTAGTATTAGTGGTCAGGTAAAAGGCTATCCTCTCACTATCGAGATGCAGCGTGAAGGGCTTATCAATTGGAAAATCGTTGATATCGTCTTACCATAA